Proteins encoded in a region of the Deefgea piscis genome:
- the panD gene encoding aspartate 1-decarboxylase, producing MQRNMLKSKLHRVTATHAELHYEGSCAIDENLLDAANIREYEAIDIWNINNGSRFSTYAIKGQRGSGIISVNGSAARHAQVGDLLIIATFADYDDSELADHKPSLIYVDNNNQMTHSKNAIPTQQL from the coding sequence ATGCAACGCAATATGCTCAAGTCCAAACTGCACCGTGTAACGGCAACGCACGCCGAACTGCATTATGAAGGTTCGTGCGCGATTGATGAAAATCTACTCGATGCCGCCAATATTCGTGAATATGAAGCCATTGATATTTGGAATATCAACAACGGCTCACGTTTCTCGACGTATGCCATTAAAGGCCAACGTGGTTCAGGGATTATTTCAGTGAATGGCTCAGCAGCGCGCCATGCACAAGTGGGTGATTTATTGATCATTGCAACTTTTGCCGATTACGACGACAGCGAACTGGCCGACCATAAGCCATCGTTGATTTATGTCGATAACAATAATCAAATGACGCACAGCAAAAATGCAATTCCAACGCAGCAGCTTTGA
- the prfA gene encoding peptide chain release factor 1, whose product MKPSIQAKLSQLADRLEEVSALLASEEATRDMDQYRKLNREYSDITPVVELWHEFNRINANLADAELMLSDPEMAELAAEEIKDGKLRLEQLDYDLQTALLPKDPNDERNIFLEIRAGTGGDEAALFAADLFRMYSRYAERNRWQVEIMSVNESELGGYKEVIARIVGQGAYSRLRFESGAHRVQRVPATETQGRIHTSACTVAVMAEADEMEEININPADLRIDTYRASGAGGQHINKTDSAVRVVHIPTGIIVECQDDRSQHKNKARALAVLSARIKDAQMQEINAKEAAERKSLIGSGDRSERIRTYNYPQGRMTDHRINLTLYKLDYIMDGDLTELTQALMSERQAELLAQLSD is encoded by the coding sequence ATGAAACCATCAATTCAAGCCAAATTATCGCAATTGGCTGATCGTTTAGAAGAAGTTAGCGCTTTATTGGCGTCTGAAGAAGCCACGCGCGATATGGACCAATATCGCAAATTAAACCGTGAATACAGCGATATCACTCCGGTGGTTGAGTTGTGGCATGAGTTTAATCGCATCAATGCCAATTTGGCCGATGCTGAGTTGATGCTGTCTGATCCAGAAATGGCTGAATTGGCCGCGGAAGAAATCAAAGACGGTAAATTGCGCCTTGAGCAGCTCGATTATGATTTGCAAACCGCGCTACTGCCTAAAGATCCGAACGACGAGCGCAATATTTTCCTCGAAATTCGCGCTGGTACGGGCGGCGATGAAGCGGCGTTGTTTGCCGCTGATTTGTTCCGCATGTATAGCCGCTACGCCGAGCGTAATCGCTGGCAAGTTGAAATCATGTCGGTGAACGAATCTGAACTCGGTGGCTACAAAGAAGTGATCGCGCGCATTGTTGGGCAAGGCGCGTATTCGCGACTGCGTTTTGAATCGGGCGCACACCGCGTACAGCGGGTGCCAGCGACGGAAACGCAAGGGCGGATTCATACCTCGGCGTGTACCGTGGCGGTGATGGCCGAGGCCGATGAGATGGAAGAAATCAACATCAATCCAGCCGATTTGCGGATTGATACTTACCGCGCCAGTGGGGCCGGTGGTCAGCATATTAATAAAACCGACTCGGCCGTGCGCGTGGTGCATATTCCGACCGGCATTATTGTTGAGTGCCAAGATGATCGCTCGCAACACAAAAATAAAGCCCGGGCGTTAGCGGTGCTGTCGGCGCGAATTAAAGACGCGCAAATGCAAGAAATCAACGCCAAAGAAGCTGCCGAGCGCAAATCGTTAATCGGCTCGGGCGACCGCTCGGAGCGCATCCGCACGTATAATTATCCGCAAGGTCGAATGACCGATCACCGCATTAATCTGACCTTATACAAGCTCGATTACATCATGGATGGCGATTTAACTGAGCTAACACAAGCCCTGATGAGCGAGCGCCAAGCCGAATTGCTGGCGCAACTGAGTGATTAG
- a CDS encoding ribonuclease catalytic domain-containing protein, producing the protein MNVFYEEDGSFKVATIQDEQPASLQVEDTRGKRSKIKAANVLLKFDKVGLDDFFKAAQSEAADVDVTLLWECCGGDELNFAAIAAEYFGKNPSLIQQAAAAIALHAAPMYFYRKGRGNYKAAPEENLKAALAGLERKQREAEQMAAWQAELLAGILPEAFKPILSKLIHRPDKNGLEYKALAQAAESAQTSTLRLLDKVGAIPNIAQYFLDGFLVEHFPKGRGFAEFEPVTAPEDLPIADVKAFSIDDATTTEIDDAFSLQKLKNGNWQVGIHIAAPVLGIAPGSALDQVVLDRLSTVYFPGDKITMLPDDAVDVFTLEEGAARPAVSMYLEVSLGFDILSYRSVIERVPVVANLRHHDIEPYFNEETAGQDGPDYPWKDELNFLWHFAGALEGRRGKADQPQQTRMDYNFYIDRDVVDGVENEKVRIVPRKRGAPMDKLVAELMILVNSQWGKELRDAQIAGIYRSQGGGRVRLSTQATAHAGLGVECYMWSSSPLRRAVDYINQQQLVAMLRGEKPRYQKNDAELFTAISSFDAAYAAYAEFQDKMERYWCLRFMEQENLKDFNAQVIKENLVRIDGMPLVLRVGGLPELPAGTTVALQRLNIDYLELAVEMRVARM; encoded by the coding sequence ATGAATGTATTTTACGAAGAAGATGGCAGCTTTAAGGTTGCAACGATCCAAGACGAGCAGCCGGCGAGTTTGCAAGTCGAAGATACCCGCGGTAAGCGCAGCAAAATCAAGGCCGCCAATGTCTTGCTCAAATTCGATAAAGTCGGTTTGGATGACTTTTTCAAAGCCGCGCAAAGCGAAGCTGCCGACGTTGATGTGACTTTATTATGGGAATGCTGCGGTGGCGACGAACTCAATTTTGCCGCGATTGCCGCTGAGTATTTTGGTAAAAATCCAAGCTTAATTCAGCAAGCTGCTGCCGCGATCGCCCTGCACGCTGCGCCGATGTACTTTTATCGTAAAGGGCGTGGCAATTACAAAGCCGCGCCAGAAGAAAACCTCAAAGCGGCATTAGCTGGTTTAGAGCGTAAACAGCGTGAAGCCGAGCAAATGGCGGCATGGCAAGCAGAATTACTAGCAGGTATATTGCCAGAAGCCTTTAAGCCTATCCTCTCTAAGCTAATACATCGCCCAGACAAAAACGGTTTGGAATACAAAGCGTTGGCGCAAGCAGCAGAAAGCGCGCAAACCTCGACTTTGCGTTTACTGGATAAAGTTGGTGCGATTCCCAATATCGCGCAATATTTCCTCGATGGCTTTTTGGTGGAGCATTTCCCTAAGGGGCGTGGTTTTGCTGAATTTGAGCCGGTGACTGCGCCGGAAGACTTACCGATTGCCGACGTAAAAGCGTTCTCGATTGACGACGCCACCACCACTGAAATCGACGACGCGTTCAGTTTGCAAAAATTGAAAAACGGTAACTGGCAGGTCGGCATCCATATTGCCGCGCCCGTGCTCGGTATTGCGCCAGGCTCAGCGCTGGATCAAGTGGTACTCGATCGCCTGTCGACGGTGTATTTCCCCGGCGACAAAATCACCATGTTGCCCGACGACGCAGTGGATGTGTTTACGCTAGAAGAAGGTGCGGCGCGCCCAGCGGTATCGATGTATTTGGAAGTGTCGCTCGGCTTTGATATTTTGAGCTACCGCTCAGTGATCGAACGCGTGCCCGTGGTGGCCAACTTGCGCCACCATGATATCGAGCCGTATTTCAACGAAGAAACCGCCGGTCAAGACGGGCCAGATTATCCGTGGAAAGACGAGCTCAATTTCTTGTGGCATTTTGCTGGTGCGCTCGAAGGGCGTCGCGGTAAGGCCGATCAACCGCAGCAAACGCGGATGGATTACAACTTTTATATCGACCGCGATGTGGTGGATGGCGTTGAGAATGAGAAAGTTCGCATCGTGCCACGCAAACGCGGCGCGCCGATGGATAAACTGGTCGCCGAGCTGATGATTTTGGTCAATAGCCAATGGGGTAAAGAGCTGCGTGACGCGCAAATCGCCGGTATTTATCGCTCGCAAGGCGGTGGCCGCGTGCGCTTGTCAACACAGGCCACAGCACATGCGGGTCTTGGCGTGGAATGCTATATGTGGTCGAGCTCGCCGCTACGCCGTGCTGTGGATTACATTAATCAACAGCAATTAGTGGCCATGCTGCGCGGCGAAAAACCGCGCTACCAAAAAAACGACGCTGAATTATTCACCGCGATTTCCTCATTTGACGCCGCTTATGCCGCTTACGCTGAATTCCAAGATAAGATGGAACGCTACTGGTGCTTGCGTTTCATGGAGCAAGAAAACCTAAAAGACTTTAACGCGCAAGTGATTAAAGAAAATCTGGTACGCATTGACGGTATGCCTTTGGTGCTGCGTGTCGGTGGTCTGCCTGAATTACCGGCAGGAACTACCGTCGCCTTGCAACGTCTAAATATTGATTATCTGGAATTAGCCGTCGAGATGCGTGTGGCAAGAATGTAA
- the hemA gene encoding glutamyl-tRNA reductase: MNLLVLGLNYQTAPLAVRERLAFNPDELPSALADLVALKGVFEAAIVSTCNRTELYCHARDIEQVMYWLADNRNQDLGSITSHMYIYEGEAAARHAYRVVSGLDSMVVGETQIVGQFKDAERLARDAGTLGTLLNGVFQRAFSVAKEVRTRTQIGASSVSMAAAAVRLAERIFPSISDCKVLFIGAGEMIALCATHFAAQNPKKIAIANRTLERGQVLAQQFNGEAMLLADLPARMAEFDVVVTSTAASLPIVGKGMVERALKARRHRPIFMVDLAVPRDIESEVADLSDVYLFTVDDLAEVVRQGMASRSLAVESAEAIISERLSDFNTWLASRALVPTIRDLRDHSERITRTEVAKAQKRLAAGADPSSVIEQMAQQMNNKFLHAPLAALNSAAPDEQEALVNLVRRLYRLQDID, translated from the coding sequence ATGAACCTGCTCGTCCTCGGCCTTAACTATCAAACTGCACCGCTTGCGGTACGGGAACGGCTGGCCTTTAATCCGGATGAGTTGCCTTCGGCATTGGCCGACTTAGTCGCGCTCAAAGGCGTTTTTGAAGCTGCGATTGTCTCCACCTGTAATCGAACCGAGCTGTATTGCCACGCTCGCGATATCGAGCAAGTGATGTATTGGCTTGCAGATAACAGAAATCAAGACTTGGGTAGCATTACCTCTCATATGTATATCTATGAAGGCGAAGCTGCGGCGCGGCATGCTTATCGCGTGGTGTCGGGTTTGGATTCGATGGTGGTGGGTGAAACGCAAATTGTTGGCCAATTTAAAGATGCCGAACGATTGGCGCGAGATGCCGGCACCTTGGGGACTTTGCTCAATGGGGTGTTTCAACGGGCATTTTCCGTAGCCAAAGAAGTTCGCACGCGAACGCAAATTGGCGCGTCATCGGTGTCGATGGCCGCTGCGGCGGTGCGTTTAGCCGAGCGTATTTTCCCTTCGATTAGCGATTGCAAAGTGCTGTTTATTGGTGCCGGTGAAATGATTGCACTGTGCGCCACGCATTTTGCGGCACAAAACCCTAAAAAAATCGCCATTGCTAATCGCACGCTCGAGCGCGGTCAAGTGCTAGCGCAGCAATTTAATGGCGAAGCGATGTTGTTGGCCGATTTACCGGCCAGAATGGCCGAGTTTGACGTGGTGGTCACGTCCACTGCCGCGTCGTTGCCGATTGTGGGCAAGGGCATGGTCGAGCGAGCTTTAAAAGCGCGCCGTCATCGACCAATTTTTATGGTCGACTTGGCCGTACCGCGTGATATAGAAAGCGAAGTCGCCGATTTAAGCGATGTGTATTTATTCACCGTGGATGATTTGGCCGAAGTCGTCCGCCAAGGGATGGCGTCGCGATCGTTGGCGGTAGAAAGCGCCGAAGCGATTATCAGCGAGCGCTTGAGTGATTTTAATACTTGGTTAGCCAGCCGGGCTTTGGTGCCGACGATTCGCGATTTACGCGATCATTCCGAGCGCATTACCCGAACTGAAGTCGCCAAAGCGCAAAAACGCTTGGCTGCTGGTGCTGATCCCAGTAGCGTGATCGAGCAAATGGCGCAGCAAATGAATAATAAATTTTTGCATGCTCCGCTTGCTGCGCTCAATAGTGCTGCGCCAGATGAGCAAGAAGCTTTGGTGAATTTAGTACGCCGTTTATATCGATTACAAGATATTGATTAA